A genome region from Eurosta solidaginis isolate ZX-2024a chromosome 2, ASM4086904v1, whole genome shotgun sequence includes the following:
- the LOC137240017 gene encoding protein Exd1 homolog has translation MEPSGIELQLGQQLLVQTSTELLTGRLKFVDPKRRIIELDNAYDQRSNCQYSSPQILAFPQIKKIQIIRDDVPSSDTNSCRETQQESDVSLSSTEMELINEQLRNIVCITQTDQRYHKALADIRLQPIVSLIIEPTEYGRVKRTSVLTIATFKTVYIFDIIALGNIFRELKQLLEAERPRKVVHYSHRMVDHLQNRYGFKLGGIFDTFVAVSLVQGFEKPMTLLEAIELTLNITPLYFQRDAEGTHGQDPYKRPLSVEMCQVLSKKAILQLKLHEHLLHKHMLRNFYTQCKNFSHTFGDSEDATTPLEMQRKSKAGFQHIKHNKNEFEFKFNELSLT, from the exons ATGGAACCTTCGGGCATTGAGCTGCAGTTGGGTCAACAGTTGCTGGTACAAACTTCAACTGAATTATTAACTGGGAGATTAAAGTTTGTTGATCCGAAACGAAGGATAATCGAATTGGATAATGCTTATGATCAACGTTCAAATTGCCAGTATAGCTCTCCTCAAATTTTAGCATTTCCCCAAATTAAAAAGATACAAATTATTCGCGATGATGTACCTTCAAGTGACACGAATAGTTGTAGGGAAACTCAGCAGGAAAGCGATGTTTCACTTAGCTCGACGGAAATGGAGCTTATCAACGAACAACTCCGCAATATTGTGTGCATCACACAAACTGATCAACGCTATCACAAAGCATTAGCCGACATACGCTTACAACCAATAGTATCGCTTATCATAGAACCGACCGAATATGGACGTGTTAAACGTACCAGTGTGCTAACGATAGCCACCTTCAAAACTGTTTACATATTCGATATAATAGCATTGGGTAACATTTTCCGTGAGCTGAAACAGCTCTTAGAAGCAGAACGGCCACGTAAAGTAGTACATTATAGCCATAGAATGGTTGATCACTTACAAAACAGATATGGCTTTAAATTGGGAGGTATATTCGATACCTTTGTTGCTGTTTCGCTTGTACAAGGTTTTGAAAAACCAATGACGCTATTAGAAGCCATTGAATTAACTCTAAACATTACGCCACTTTATTTTCAACGCGATGCAGAAGGAACT CACGGCCAGGATCCGTACAAACGGCCATTATCTGTAGAAATGTGTCAAGTTTTATCAAAGAAAGCtatattacaattaaaattacATGAGCACCTACTGCATAAACATATGTTAAGAAACTTTTACACACAGTGTAAAAACTTTTCGCATACATTTGGTGATAGTGAGGATGCTACAACACCATTAGAAATGCAACGGAAAAGTAAAGCTGGATTTCAACATATTAAACACAATAAAAacgaatttgaatttaaattcaaTGAGCTAAGTCTGACATAG